One genomic region from Candidatus Xiphinematobacter sp. encodes:
- a CDS encoding ABC transporter substrate-binding protein — MVRVGLLPSVAHAQALVAANMSREGKGWFEERLGPGVDVQWFVFHAGPSAMEAIFSGSIDLTYIGPYPALNGYLRSNGEDIRVLSGAAYGGEALVVRRPEWKSARDLRGRTICTPQLGNTQDVACRAWLIHNGMQVSLTGGDVRVVPLENPDIFAQFAKGAIDGAWTVEPWVSRLLTEAGGYLLHRPRDTATAVLATSARFLEEKPAIARRFLAAHQELTIWVTNNPRKAQEKIRQELLESVRQDLSVKLIREVWKGIIFKNAVQLRDFEQLMADARLSKLSRACFDLSNLIITPSAHPLHGSEK; from the coding sequence GTGGTTAGAGTTGGGCTCCTTCCAAGCGTTGCTCATGCCCAAGCTTTAGTAGCCGCAAATATGAGTAGAGAAGGGAAAGGTTGGTTTGAGGAACGTCTGGGACCTGGGGTTGATGTGCAATGGTTTGTATTTCATGCGGGACCCTCGGCTATGGAAGCTATTTTTTCCGGGTCCATCGACTTGACCTATATCGGTCCATATCCGGCACTAAATGGCTACCTGCGTTCTAATGGGGAGGATATCCGAGTCCTTTCAGGAGCTGCCTATGGTGGAGAGGCACTGGTTGTGCGCAGGCCGGAATGGAAATCTGCTAGGGATCTACGAGGGAGAACTATTTGCACCCCCCAATTAGGCAACACCCAGGATGTCGCTTGCCGTGCTTGGCTAATCCATAATGGGATGCAGGTCAGTTTAACTGGTGGGGACGTTCGTGTTGTCCCGTTAGAAAACCCTGACATCTTCGCGCAATTTGCCAAAGGTGCTATTGATGGGGCATGGACAGTTGAGCCATGGGTGAGTCGCCTCCTTACAGAAGCCGGTGGGTACCTTCTTCACCGGCCGAGGGACACCGCGACGGCGGTACTAGCAACTAGTGCACGTTTCCTAGAAGAAAAACCAGCCATCGCGCGGAGATTCCTAGCTGCCCACCAAGAGCTGACAATTTGGGTCACTAACAATCCGAGGAAGGCACAAGAGAAAATTCGGCAAGAGCTTTTGGAAAGCGTCAGGCAGGACCTTTCTGTTAAGTTAATTCGTGAAGTGTGGAAAGGCATAATTTTTAAAAATGCTGTCCAGCTGCGGGATTTTGAGCAGCTTATGGCTGACGCCCGTCTATCAAAGCTTTCCAGAGCATGTTTTGATCTTTCAAACTTGATAATTACCCCTAGTGCACATCCGCTCCATGGATCTGAAAAGTAA
- a CDS encoding HAD family hydrolase, giving the protein MGVRAIIFDLDDTLITDEAASMLAFEEVGIKASRFGIIKIGSFIRDCQNLAHKLWSSGPCHSYCDSVGISALECLWGRFTDEQEELRRLRNWAIPFRKAVFSVALQRQLPRIPPDVGLELSEEFSQARRKFQILMPGAKEVLACLYPRYCLGMLTNGAPSLQREKIIVSGLEPFFQAISISGEKGIGKPRAEIFFQLIEKLDTLPSKVIMVGNSEERDVAGAHNAGIRSVWFHAFGAGERPRPYTGISALRELPALVREMDAHSR; this is encoded by the coding sequence ATGGGGGTTCGGGCCATCATTTTTGACTTAGACGACACGTTGATAACAGACGAGGCAGCCTCTATGCTGGCCTTTGAGGAAGTTGGTATAAAGGCCTCTCGCTTCGGAATTATTAAGATAGGAAGCTTCATAAGAGATTGTCAGAATCTGGCTCACAAACTCTGGAGTTCAGGGCCCTGCCATTCCTACTGCGACAGCGTCGGAATTAGTGCTCTTGAATGTCTATGGGGTCGATTTACTGATGAACAGGAAGAGTTACGGAGACTTAGAAATTGGGCTATTCCCTTCCGGAAGGCTGTTTTTTCTGTCGCGTTGCAGAGACAATTACCCAGGATTCCCCCTGACGTGGGTTTAGAACTATCTGAGGAGTTTAGCCAGGCCCGCCGTAAATTTCAGATTCTGATGCCTGGTGCTAAGGAAGTTCTAGCGTGCTTGTATCCTCGCTATTGTCTAGGAATGTTGACGAATGGGGCCCCTTCCCTGCAGAGGGAAAAAATAATTGTTTCCGGGTTGGAACCATTTTTCCAGGCAATTTCCATTTCAGGAGAGAAAGGCATAGGGAAGCCAAGGGCGGAAATCTTCTTCCAGTTGATAGAAAAATTAGATACGCTCCCCTCCAAAGTGATCATGGTAGGTAATAGCGAAGAACGGGATGTTGCAGGAGCCCACAACGCGGGTATCCGTAGCGTCTGGTTCCACGCCTTTGGGGCGGGGGAGCGGCCACGGCCCTATACGGGAATTTCTGCTCTGCGCGAGCTCCCAGCTTTAGTTAGGGAGATGGACGCGCATTCCCGATGA
- the lpxK gene encoding tetraacyldisaccharide 4'-kinase: MISWGSWLEALETFAVEAILERRCGKRAGLLRSVLWILSAITFLWVRFRLALFQRRIFRRRSMGCLVISVGNLTVGGTGKTPVVEMLAHQLQARGRKVAILSRGYKSAPKPLFRRILEKVFYNTQFFVPRVVSDGKALLLDSRIAGDEPFMLANNLRGVIVLVDRDRVRSGLFAIKHFGADILLLDDGFQYLKMCRAVEIVLIDSEAPFGNEFLLPRGTLREPAKHLCRATHILITKCTREDNSLLIARIRKLNRTAEIVECTHCPRHLINTWTGEARPLKFLEGLPVGSLCGIAVPESFVNALETLGARVRLTRTYPDHHCYSVKEVQAFIRRCAQCNLQAILTTEKDAVRIPQIVDPEIPVYFMRVEVRILREERGWKNFIDGLVSLPQRIPKRFFL; encoded by the coding sequence ATGATATCATGGGGGTCCTGGCTAGAGGCGCTAGAAACCTTTGCGGTAGAGGCTATCCTGGAGCGTCGTTGTGGCAAGCGGGCTGGGCTGCTCCGAAGTGTTTTATGGATTCTCTCTGCCATCACCTTTTTATGGGTTCGATTCCGTCTCGCTCTTTTTCAGAGAAGAATTTTCCGCCGGCGATCGATGGGTTGTCTTGTTATCAGCGTAGGAAATTTAACTGTAGGTGGTACTGGAAAAACTCCGGTAGTTGAAATGCTCGCTCACCAGCTACAAGCTAGAGGAAGGAAGGTGGCTATCCTCAGCCGAGGATATAAGAGCGCGCCTAAACCTCTCTTTCGAAGAATTCTGGAGAAAGTATTCTACAACACGCAATTTTTTGTTCCTCGCGTCGTTTCTGATGGCAAAGCGCTTCTCCTAGACTCACGCATAGCCGGTGACGAGCCGTTTATGCTAGCAAATAATCTGCGGGGGGTAATAGTGCTCGTCGACCGCGATCGTGTAAGAAGTGGACTCTTTGCCATCAAACACTTTGGGGCAGACATTTTACTGTTGGATGACGGATTCCAATATCTCAAAATGTGCCGCGCTGTTGAAATTGTTCTAATTGACAGTGAGGCACCATTTGGCAACGAATTTCTACTTCCACGTGGAACGTTGAGAGAACCGGCTAAGCATCTATGCCGGGCCACTCATATCTTAATTACTAAATGCACTAGGGAGGATAATTCCTTGCTTATCGCTCGCATACGGAAGCTGAATAGGACCGCAGAAATTGTCGAGTGCACCCACTGTCCTCGGCATCTCATCAACACCTGGACTGGAGAAGCCCGGCCCCTGAAGTTTCTGGAGGGCCTCCCCGTCGGTTCCCTCTGTGGAATTGCAGTACCAGAAAGTTTCGTGAATGCCCTAGAAACGTTAGGGGCAAGAGTGAGGCTAACCAGGACCTATCCGGATCATCATTGTTACTCTGTTAAGGAAGTGCAAGCATTTATACGACGATGCGCCCAGTGCAATCTCCAAGCTATTCTTACCACAGAAAAAGACGCTGTTCGCATTCCACAGATCGTAGATCCGGAGATTCCCGTCTATTTTATGCGTGTCGAGGTCAGAATTCTTCGGGAAGAGAGGGGTTGGAAGAATTTTATTGATGGCCTCGTCTCTCTCCCGCAACGGATACCAAAAAGGTTCTTTCTTTGA
- a CDS encoding carbohydrate porin, with amino-acid sequence MLLFFFFYGALFASTANGSRHTSQPGAIEQWWGGSHLAGNWWGNRQFLEGRGLDLGGSFSAVYHGVAPSRVGGDSIFCHCVSLTAAFDFEKMLGFGGLSGRAGIQWQTGRDINRRRVGAGHAFSPAAFAGHWRWQLRPVDLIYVTPRLFGIKEFFTIAGGWQNPKDHLMLQSSASLFQNCAFGGGGGLLANGVAFDGSHLAWGGYARVRPTSWSHVQVGLWGAVPEGLSWRGRGAHFRLARPFKHSRIFAMGEMGITTGLGAALLPGKYVVGSFYWGVPNRSFLGATYPGQLGFYWQADQMLYREEATVLVDESQRRLELNAGVSRGVSARPQQGLYSFWCVSHAPKFSSIIPFFLRAGLLYKGPIPGWDKDELGIAFAFGNCSHYSVLARHTQGRFLQKTSEAIWEVDYRFQANKWLHVQPFLEYFFRPSSNSRFQDALVLGASVRLTF; translated from the coding sequence GTGCTACTCTTCTTCTTCTTTTATGGCGCACTGTTTGCGTCGACCGCGAACGGCAGCAGGCACACTAGCCAGCCAGGTGCCATTGAACAGTGGTGGGGTGGTTCCCATCTTGCGGGGAACTGGTGGGGGAACCGTCAGTTCTTAGAAGGTCGTGGTCTCGATCTCGGCGGAAGTTTCTCTGCTGTTTATCACGGGGTTGCCCCAAGTAGGGTCGGGGGGGATTCCATTTTCTGTCACTGCGTTTCGCTGACAGCTGCTTTCGATTTTGAAAAAATGCTGGGATTCGGTGGGCTCTCCGGACGGGCTGGAATCCAGTGGCAGACGGGAAGGGACATCAATAGAAGAAGGGTCGGCGCGGGACATGCCTTTAGCCCTGCAGCCTTTGCTGGGCATTGGAGGTGGCAATTGCGGCCGGTAGACCTCATCTATGTGACGCCGAGACTGTTTGGCATCAAGGAGTTCTTCACTATTGCCGGTGGTTGGCAAAACCCGAAAGACCATCTCATGCTGCAATCCAGCGCGAGTCTGTTTCAGAATTGCGCGTTTGGTGGCGGCGGAGGGTTATTAGCAAACGGTGTTGCCTTCGACGGATCCCACTTAGCTTGGGGGGGGTATGCTAGAGTCCGACCAACTAGTTGGTCCCATGTACAGGTAGGCCTCTGGGGCGCGGTCCCGGAAGGTCTAAGCTGGAGAGGCCGGGGAGCACATTTTCGACTAGCGCGTCCGTTCAAGCACAGTAGGATATTTGCTATGGGGGAGATGGGGATAACCACGGGGCTGGGTGCTGCGCTACTTCCTGGCAAATACGTCGTTGGTAGCTTTTACTGGGGGGTACCCAATCGCTCCTTTCTTGGAGCTACCTATCCAGGCCAATTGGGGTTTTATTGGCAGGCTGACCAGATGCTTTATCGGGAGGAAGCAACGGTCCTCGTTGACGAGTCTCAACGGCGGCTTGAGTTAAATGCTGGGGTTTCCAGGGGCGTGAGCGCGCGACCCCAACAAGGGCTTTACTCTTTTTGGTGTGTTAGCCATGCACCCAAATTCAGCAGTATTATACCATTTTTCCTACGTGCAGGATTGCTTTATAAGGGGCCTATCCCAGGTTGGGATAAAGATGAACTCGGTATTGCCTTCGCATTTGGCAATTGTAGCCATTACTCTGTCCTTGCTCGCCACACGCAGGGTAGATTTCTTCAGAAGACGAGCGAGGCTATATGGGAGGTTGACTACCGCTTCCAAGCCAATAAATGGCTGCATGTGCAGCCGTTCTTGGAATACTTTTTCCGGCCCAGTAGTAACAGCCGTTTTCAAGATGCTCTAGTGCTAGGGGCTTCTGTTCGGCTAACTTTCTAG
- a CDS encoding ABC transporter ATP-binding protein has product MFVTHKQTTVALKNIQLSVHDGEFICMVGPSGCGKTTLLNIIAGLERPDSGEVLLSGKHVKGPGGNSMVMFQEHALFPWLNVLGNVLFGLKLKPELSAKERLSVARHYLHLVGLAHCEKNNIHELSGGMKQRVALARALAPNPHVLLMDEPFGALDAITCEQLYCDIQHLWKARQKTIVFITHNVREAVCLGDRVVLFSPNPGRIFREFTIPLSRPRDINSIALAQYSSHVIATLKSFSTNREMEVTG; this is encoded by the coding sequence ATGTTTGTAACACATAAACAAACTACTGTTGCTCTAAAGAATATTCAGCTCTCCGTTCACGATGGAGAATTCATCTGCATGGTTGGTCCTAGCGGCTGCGGAAAAACCACCCTACTAAACATCATTGCTGGCTTGGAGCGTCCAGATTCAGGTGAGGTCCTCCTCAGTGGCAAGCATGTTAAGGGACCAGGAGGAAACAGCATGGTCATGTTTCAGGAGCACGCTCTTTTCCCTTGGCTTAATGTTTTGGGCAACGTTCTCTTCGGTCTTAAGCTTAAGCCAGAGCTCTCTGCTAAGGAGCGGTTATCAGTTGCACGGCACTATCTGCATCTAGTGGGGTTGGCTCACTGCGAAAAGAACAATATCCATGAGCTTTCTGGCGGAATGAAGCAGCGTGTTGCACTAGCCAGGGCCTTAGCTCCAAACCCACATGTACTTTTAATGGATGAGCCATTTGGTGCGTTGGATGCAATTACCTGTGAGCAGCTTTACTGTGATATCCAGCATCTCTGGAAAGCAAGGCAGAAGACTATTGTTTTCATAACCCACAATGTACGCGAAGCTGTGTGCCTGGGAGACCGTGTGGTTCTCTTTTCTCCAAACCCTGGAAGAATTTTTCGGGAATTTACCATTCCACTTTCCCGCCCAAGAGATATCAATAGCATTGCCCTAGCTCAATATTCCTCGCACGTTATCGCGACACTAAAAAGTTTCTCAACCAACAGAGAAATGGAGGTTACAGGATGA
- a CDS encoding ABC transporter permease: MHRVIVSTLFFLSLMGLWEAVACSEKFSPVLIPKCEQIAIYLWQALRDGSLLGATKITLSRLFIGYAIGLFFGIPLGFLSAQRQYLHDTIGLLSLGFQTLPSVCWIPVALLWFGQTEPALLFVVVMGTLWSVIIATESGARITSPIYVRSALTMGSSGIHTWIHVILPASLPHLVGGMKQGWAFAWRSLMAAEIFVTVLTGFGLGQLLHYGRDLNAMDQVFGVMLVIVLIGLLVDRTLFSPWEAFLHYRWGTSSAALPRL; the protein is encoded by the coding sequence ATCCACCGTGTAATAGTTTCGACACTGTTTTTTCTCTCCCTTATGGGCTTATGGGAAGCCGTCGCCTGCTCAGAAAAATTCTCCCCGGTTCTTATTCCAAAATGTGAACAAATTGCCATCTATCTTTGGCAGGCACTGCGCGATGGATCTCTGCTGGGGGCCACAAAAATTACTCTCAGTCGTCTCTTTATCGGTTATGCCATTGGTCTATTCTTTGGAATCCCGCTTGGTTTTTTAAGTGCTCAACGTCAGTATCTTCACGACACGATCGGCCTCCTTTCTTTAGGGTTTCAGACCCTCCCAAGTGTTTGTTGGATTCCGGTGGCGCTACTTTGGTTCGGTCAAACCGAACCGGCACTACTGTTTGTGGTAGTGATGGGAACTCTGTGGTCCGTGATAATCGCTACGGAAAGTGGCGCACGTATTACTTCACCTATTTATGTGCGATCAGCTCTAACCATGGGCTCTAGCGGGATTCACACGTGGATCCATGTCATCCTCCCTGCCTCACTTCCACACCTTGTGGGTGGGATGAAGCAGGGATGGGCATTTGCTTGGCGGTCTCTAATGGCTGCAGAAATTTTCGTCACTGTTTTAACCGGTTTTGGACTAGGACAGCTTCTCCACTATGGGCGGGATCTCAATGCAATGGATCAGGTATTTGGCGTTATGCTTGTTATTGTACTTATCGGACTGCTTGTAGACCGTACCCTCTTTTCCCCGTGGGAGGCCTTTTTGCATTACAGATGGGGTACCTCTTCGGCGGCTCTTCCAAGGCTGTGA